A section of the Tumebacillus amylolyticus genome encodes:
- a CDS encoding acetyl-CoA hydrolase/transferase family protein — MNHHVLYQEKLRTAEEAVLLIEPQDDIIVPLSAGEPPALLDALPGQMRLRGNRLFQMLSLRPALVVPEERIRLVSMFLGAGDRPGFGSGHLDLLPNHFSDLPGLLREVTSNRVIMATVSPMDGRGYFSLGTNCDYTATLLDDAKLILLEVNGNMPRTFGHNQIHISQVAALVENHVPLPTLGEPQITEKDAKIGRLIADLIQDGDTLQIGFGAIPNAVMDFLAGHRDLGVFTEMLPDKVIDLFLSGVITNQKKPLYTGQMTTTFALGSERLYSFMNECPHLRMLPVDESNDVRVIAQIPNLVSINSTVEVDFLGQCNSETVQGRYYSSTGGQTDFARGARLSKNWRGIICLHATTKGDTISKIVPTLFPGSVVSTSKNDVDLIVTEYGVAKLKGKTIRDRTRALIEIAHPKFREELEFDARKMGYLL, encoded by the coding sequence ATGAACCACCACGTCTTGTACCAAGAGAAGCTGCGCACCGCCGAAGAAGCGGTGCTTTTGATCGAGCCTCAGGACGACATCATCGTGCCTCTGTCGGCGGGCGAACCCCCGGCGTTGCTCGATGCGTTGCCCGGGCAGATGAGATTGCGGGGCAACCGACTTTTTCAGATGCTCTCTCTGCGCCCTGCATTGGTCGTGCCGGAGGAGCGGATTCGGTTGGTGTCGATGTTTCTGGGGGCCGGTGATCGTCCGGGTTTTGGGAGCGGGCACTTGGATTTGTTGCCGAATCACTTCTCCGACTTGCCGGGGTTGTTGCGGGAGGTTACTTCCAATCGTGTGATCATGGCGACCGTTTCCCCGATGGATGGGCGCGGTTACTTTTCGCTGGGTACGAATTGCGATTACACGGCCACGTTGCTGGATGACGCGAAGTTGATCTTGCTTGAAGTCAATGGGAACATGCCGCGCACGTTCGGGCATAACCAGATTCACATCTCGCAAGTTGCGGCGCTGGTGGAGAACCATGTCCCCCTCCCTACCCTCGGCGAGCCGCAAATTACGGAAAAGGACGCGAAGATCGGGCGTCTGATCGCGGATCTGATTCAAGATGGAGATACGCTGCAGATCGGGTTTGGGGCGATCCCGAATGCGGTGATGGATTTTTTGGCGGGGCATCGGGATTTGGGCGTTTTTACAGAGATGTTGCCGGATAAAGTGATTGATCTTTTTTTGTCGGGCGTGATTACGAATCAGAAAAAGCCGCTGTATACGGGGCAGATGACGACGACGTTTGCCTTGGGGTCGGAGCGATTGTATTCCTTTATGAACGAGTGCCCTCATTTGAGGATGCTTCCGGTGGATGAGTCGAACGATGTGCGGGTGATTGCGCAGATTCCGAACTTGGTGTCGATCAACTCGACGGTGGAAGTGGATTTTCTCGGACAGTGCAATTCGGAAACGGTCCAGGGTCGCTACTACTCTTCGACGGGCGGTCAAACCGACTTTGCACGGGGAGCTCGGCTTTCAAAAAACTGGCGCGGCATCATCTGTTTGCACGCCACAACCAAGGGAGACACCATTTCGAAGATCGTGCCCACGCTCTTCCCCGGTTCGGTGGTCTCCACGTCCAAGAACGACGTCGATCTGATCGTCACCGAATACGGAGTCGCCAAGCTCAAGGGAAAAACGATCCGCGACCGCACGCGTGCGCTGATCGAGATCGCACACCCGAAGTTTCGCGAGGAATTGGAGTTTGACGCTCGCAAAATGGGGTATCTGCTGTAA
- a CDS encoding ATP-binding cassette domain-containing protein — MLEVRNITGGYAPETPVIRDVSLHVDAHEIVGLIGMNGAGKSTILKHVLGLLEPFTGEIMLEGGSLSADPLKFRSRISYIPEQPRLYEELTLWEHLELTKLVYRLEESVFAERTKRLLDVFRLTDKVNEFPNTFSKGMQQKVMILCAFVAAPDLLIVDEPFVGLDPLAIQSLLDLLIEMKREGHGILLSTHILATAERYCDRFVMVNAGQVALHGTVDEMQAQSGLAGATLEEMFNHVVSGGSSR, encoded by the coding sequence GTGCTCGAAGTACGCAACATCACAGGCGGCTATGCCCCCGAAACTCCTGTGATTCGCGACGTTTCTCTGCACGTAGATGCGCATGAGATCGTTGGGTTGATCGGGATGAACGGCGCGGGCAAGAGTACGATCCTGAAGCACGTCCTCGGCCTGCTGGAGCCTTTTACGGGCGAGATTATGCTGGAGGGCGGGTCCTTGAGTGCCGACCCGTTGAAATTCCGTTCGCGGATTTCCTACATACCGGAGCAACCGAGGTTGTATGAAGAGTTGACTTTGTGGGAGCACTTGGAGTTGACGAAGTTGGTGTACCGACTGGAAGAGTCGGTTTTTGCAGAGCGGACGAAGCGGTTGCTGGATGTGTTCCGTTTGACGGACAAAGTGAACGAGTTTCCCAATACGTTCTCGAAAGGCATGCAGCAAAAAGTGATGATCCTCTGCGCGTTTGTGGCGGCACCGGATCTTTTGATCGTGGACGAGCCGTTCGTCGGGCTGGACCCGTTGGCGATTCAGTCGCTGTTGGATCTGTTGATCGAAATGAAGCGGGAGGGGCATGGAATTTTGCTCTCGACGCACATTTTGGCGACGGCGGAGCGGTATTGTGACCGGTTTGTGATGGTCAATGCCGGACAGGTGGCGTTGCATGGCACGGTTGACGAGATGCAAGCGCAGTCCGGGCTTGCGGGGGCCACGCTTGAGGAGATGTTCAACCATGTGGTGAGCGGAGGTTCCTCAAGATGA